The DNA window CCAAATTTACGAAAAATACTATCTGTGTCTTGACGATCAGTTCTCATCGGCCCAACGGAAACCAACTTTATACACTGCGCGTACTGTTGAAGATCTCGGCGATGTGCTTCACCATATGCGAGGACCAAATGAGAGGACAAAGGCCGATACTACAACCGATCAATCCCAGGCTTCATATAACACCATTGACGTAGCCGTTCGCATGTGGCTTACGATCCACGTTCAACACTCGAACATTCAATCGTCCGAATACTATCACTGGCCTGAAAACAAGACTCTGTCAAATTCCCTCGAAGAATGGATAAATGTGAATATATCATCGAAGTGACATTTAGTTGACAGTAATGTCCGCCAGATTCCCCAGGGTTTCTCGGTTCCCAATCTGATTCGATGTTACAAGATGAAGTTGATCTGGACTAGCGATTTACTACAACATCTAAAGGTTGACTGGGAGCACAACCACATAAAGGTTTACGAGCATGGAATTTGTTTACGAAACCATATGCAAAACCCTGGCTTGTGTCCTCTCCCGGGGGAATTCGTTAGAGAAGCAGTTGACACGTTAATACTGCTATTCCCCAGAGGCAAGGATACTGACGACTTTTTATCAAAAGAGAGACGGACGATCTTGGACGTTCCGTATGGTCGTTCAAGATCATTGGCCTTTTCGAATTATCACTATTGGAGGCTAAACCTTTCCGAACTGGTTACTTACTGGGAAAAGGGCCCTAAGGGGCTATCCCAGGTAAGACTCAAACCTGATCATGGAAACCTGGCGGAATACATTACCTTTTGGGTAGCTACacttgttctttttcttactATTCTGAGTATTGCGTTCGGTGTGGCTAGTCTGGTGTTTGCAAAGAAAGCGTTGGACGTCAGCATTCAGTCGCTTGACGTGACTGTTCAGTCGTATAATCTGGCGCTGGCGATAGCTTGTGCAGAAAAGAATGCGACAGAGACCCTGCCTGGTTTCTGTAAGTAGGTCACATGTCATTTTGAAGTCTGGTAGACGAAAATTGAAATACCCGACGTCTAGATTGTGTCTTGTCTGGATCTAAAAGTACTTTTGTGTCTGAGCAAAATGCATACCTGCAGCGAAGTGGAAGAGTTTGGCTGCAACCACTATACGCTCTCGCTTAGAGTACTCGACCAAACGCTCATACAGTTCCGCAAGAGGAATTATCTCTCTTTGAATGTGCTCTCCATCATCCAGTCTCTGCTCAGGCTCCTCCTCATTCTCGCCCAGCTGAACCTCGACCATGGCCAGTTGCATGTTGGCGTTTGTCATTCCGGGGTCAGCAGCTTGTGCAGGACTGACACTCAAAACCTTGCAGTCGTAACCAGTTTCCTCCTTAAACTCTCTGACAGCCGCTTCTTCAGCAGTCTCCTCCGCATCAATGAGTCCAGCGGGCCACTCGATTGTGTAGGCGTCCAGAGGTGGTCGGTACTGGATGACGAGCAGAGTAGACGCGGGTTTAGATGGGTGTAGGAGGATGTTTCCCATTGCGACAGCGTCGACACCAGATTTTCCTCTCGTCTTTCGTGTTGCGACTTCCCATGTTCGCTCTTTGCCGACTTGGTCGACGTAATCGATCTTCTTGAGCGTTATCCACTTGGCCTCCTCAACCGACAGGTCCGAGAGTTTTGTGATGACGGGCTCTTGTGTTTTTTGAGACATGGTGAAGGGTCTGCTAACAAAGGGACGAAGGCGATGAGGTTTGAAGGTCCGAATGCGATACATGAGAGGaattgatgatgttgagagCGGGGCGGTTCGTTGACAAG is part of the Fusarium poae strain DAOMC 252244 chromosome 4, whole genome shotgun sequence genome and encodes:
- a CDS encoding hypothetical protein (TransMembrane:1 (o284-310i)); amino-acid sequence: MDDEDERAERGVAASSIIREVDKKIWPGILRADFNRYSQIYEKYYLCLDDQFSSAQRKPTLYTARTVEDLGDVLHHMRGPNERTKADTTTDQSQASYNTIDVAVRMWLTIHVQHSNIQSSEYYHWPENKTLSNSLEEWINIPQGFSVPNLIRCYKMKLIWTSDLLQHLKVDWEHNHIKVYEHGICLRNHMQNPGLCPLPGEFVREAVDTLILLFPRGKDTDDFLSKERRTILDVPYGRSRSLAFSNYHYWRLNLSELVTYWEKGPKGLSQVRLKPDHGNLAEYITFWVATLVLFLTILSIAFGVASLVFAKKALDVSIQSLDVTVQSYNLALAIACAEKNATETLPGFCK